The Candidatus Scalindua japonica genome includes a region encoding these proteins:
- a CDS encoding ornithine cyclodeaminase family protein — translation MTYLITAKEVESVLTYPLSLKTVETAFKAFGQGKTCQPPKSYLIFKDGDLRSMPAYINTTSMKIAGIKSVNVHPDNHNKFGLPTVMATILLTDPKNGFNIAVLDGTHITNMRTGASGGVATKYLSRKDSKVMALIGAGAQAYTQLHHIMLTRKLKEVRVYSRSNESMDRFCKKMSKVYPRVSFLTEPDGKKACRGADIVTATTPVRKPIIRKSWIGPGTHINGIGADAKGKQELETALTKSCKIVIDEWQQASHSGEINAPISRGKLNKKDIYAEIGEIIAGKKKGRTSDDEITLFDSTGLAIQDISTAYVVYNALMKKQKRPKSINMF, via the coding sequence ATGACATATTTAATTACCGCAAAAGAAGTGGAGTCCGTGTTGACATATCCACTCTCCCTAAAAACAGTTGAGACCGCGTTCAAAGCTTTCGGCCAGGGCAAAACTTGCCAACCACCAAAATCATACCTGATATTCAAAGATGGTGACTTGCGCTCGATGCCGGCATACATTAACACTACAAGTATGAAGATAGCCGGAATTAAATCGGTTAATGTCCATCCTGATAATCACAATAAGTTTGGCTTACCAACAGTCATGGCTACTATTCTACTGACAGACCCAAAGAATGGGTTTAATATCGCAGTATTAGACGGTACGCACATTACAAACATGCGTACAGGCGCCTCAGGCGGTGTCGCTACAAAGTACCTATCTAGAAAGGACAGCAAAGTTATGGCCTTGATTGGTGCAGGAGCACAGGCTTATACTCAATTGCACCATATCATGCTAACAAGAAAACTTAAAGAAGTACGTGTATACTCACGTTCCAATGAGTCTATGGACAGGTTCTGTAAGAAGATGTCAAAGGTATACCCCAGGGTTTCATTTCTCACTGAGCCTGACGGCAAAAAAGCGTGCCGTGGAGCGGACATTGTTACTGCTACTACACCCGTGAGAAAACCGATTATCAGGAAATCATGGATTGGTCCGGGTACACACATTAATGGTATTGGCGCTGATGCCAAAGGAAAACAGGAACTGGAAACAGCCCTGACTAAATCCTGTAAGATTGTTATAGACGAATGGCAGCAGGCATCACACTCCGGAGAAATTAATGCTCCCATTTCCAGGGGCAAATTAAATAAAAAAGACATTTATGCAGAAATTGGAGAGATTATTGCCGGTAAGAAAAAAGGCAGAACATCAGATGATGAAATAACCTTATTTGATTCAACCGGATTAGCTATCCAGGATATTTCTACAGCGTACGTTGTGTATAATGCGCTTATGAAGAAACAGAAGAGACCAAAGAGTATTAATATGTTCTAA
- a CDS encoding sensor histidine kinase — protein sequence MPHNIHSPEKSSQEKELVESLSRFINLRWIMAVMICITSVFARFILNIKLPLTSILTITFCIMMFTFVCFYFQKQVKSYERFANIQISVDWIALISLVHFTGGIESPVIFYFIFHVIIASILLSKKECYLQTGFAVLLIISLSILEYFHILPHIHIKELFPVPVYNNGLYLLSVIFFSITSLYISAYLATSVNKRLRKRENEIIFLKDSITDAYNKLELVDREKSEFTYKVTHELRSPLSAIQSLLKSIEEGYAGEVPQKARELIARSEKRTGFLLTLVNDLLDLVSGKREKPSEKEIGPVDVNESLQGTLHLMQEKSKNKGIEISINSDLKPSYLNVDRDDLDIIMTNLIDNAIKYTERGGKINIDSRMTGKEIIVTISDTGIGIPEEDLDKIFDEFYRAENAKDIEHDGTGLGLPIVNSLVKRYGGDIDAQSTLEKGTTFTVSFSVNDQH from the coding sequence ATGCCGCATAATATTCATTCACCGGAAAAATCCTCACAGGAAAAAGAGTTGGTTGAAAGCCTTTCAAGATTTATAAATCTTCGTTGGATTATGGCAGTTATGATATGCATCACCTCTGTATTTGCCAGATTTATCTTGAATATCAAACTGCCTCTTACATCAATACTCACTATTACGTTTTGCATTATGATGTTTACATTTGTCTGTTTCTATTTCCAGAAACAGGTAAAATCATATGAACGTTTTGCTAATATACAGATTTCTGTAGACTGGATAGCCCTGATATCCCTTGTACATTTCACAGGAGGTATTGAAAGCCCCGTAATCTTCTACTTTATATTTCATGTAATTATTGCGTCTATCCTGTTGTCAAAAAAGGAGTGCTATCTTCAGACTGGATTTGCAGTGTTATTAATAATCTCTCTTTCAATTCTGGAATATTTCCACATTCTCCCTCATATTCATATTAAAGAACTTTTCCCGGTTCCTGTTTATAATAATGGTCTTTATCTCCTGTCAGTAATATTCTTCAGTATTACGTCTTTATACATTTCCGCATACCTGGCAACATCTGTCAATAAGCGTCTAAGGAAGAGAGAGAATGAAATTATTTTCCTTAAAGATAGTATAACTGATGCATACAATAAGTTGGAACTGGTAGACAGAGAGAAGAGTGAATTCACATACAAAGTTACACACGAACTCAGATCTCCACTAAGCGCGATTCAGAGTCTATTAAAGTCAATCGAAGAGGGTTATGCCGGAGAGGTTCCACAAAAAGCCAGAGAGTTAATTGCCAGGTCTGAAAAAAGGACAGGTTTTCTATTAACGCTTGTTAATGATCTGCTTGATTTAGTTAGTGGGAAAAGAGAAAAACCGAGTGAAAAAGAGATAGGACCGGTAGATGTAAATGAGTCATTGCAGGGAACGCTCCATCTGATGCAGGAGAAGTCTAAGAATAAGGGTATAGAAATATCAATAAATTCCGATTTGAAACCTTCATACCTGAATGTAGACAGGGATGATCTGGATATTATCATGACAAATCTTATTGATAACGCAATAAAGTACACAGAAAGAGGAGGTAAAATAAATATTGACAGCAGAATGACAGGAAAAGAAATTATTGTTACAATATCTGATACTGGAATTGGCATACCTGAAGAGGACTTAGATAAGATCTTTGATGAGTTTTATAGAGCTGAAAATGCAAAGGATATTGAGCATGACGGTACGGGATTAGGACTTCCGATAGTCAATAGTCTTGTCAAAAGATATGGCGGCGATATTGATGCGCAGAGTACATTAGAAAAAGGAACAACCTTCACTGTTTCGTTTTCTGTTAATGATCAGCATTAG
- a CDS encoding response regulator transcription factor, protein MRNKKILIIDDDPDIVEAMRMPLEANGYNVISASSGKDGLQRAKEEVPDLIILDVMMENDTAGFHVAYELKSEEPDSEYKDCRNIPILMITAISQKKGMSFSPDNDDTFLPVDGFIEKPVQPKDLLERAAEYLAVKE, encoded by the coding sequence ATGAGAAATAAAAAAATACTGATAATTGATGATGATCCGGATATCGTTGAGGCGATGAGGATGCCCCTTGAGGCAAATGGTTATAACGTAATTTCTGCAAGTAGCGGTAAAGATGGACTGCAGAGAGCAAAAGAGGAAGTTCCTGATTTAATAATTCTTGACGTAATGATGGAGAACGATACAGCAGGGTTTCATGTGGCATATGAATTAAAGAGTGAAGAACCGGATTCCGAATATAAAGATTGCAGAAACATCCCGATACTGATGATAACTGCCATATCTCAAAAAAAGGGTATGAGCTTTTCACCTGACAATGATGATACCTTCTTGCCGGTTGATGGTTTTATCGAAAAGCCGGTCCAGCCAAAGGATCTGTTGGAACGAGCTGCAGAATATCTAGCAGTAAAAGAGTAG
- a CDS encoding NADH:ubiquinone oxidoreductase gives MTKPRVAFFSFSSCEGCQLVVLTIEEHLLELASLIDIVSFREAMSERSENYDIAFVEGSITTTEEIERIKKIRNTANVIIALGACATIGGINSLKNQFEMDKVKEIVYGKMAGNYETIPTRPIEAVIKVDYKIQGCPIDKDEFLEITKAILQGKKPRTPDYPVCIECQMRENVCLFEKGMVCMGPVAKAGCKAICPTYNDGCVGCRGLIDDPNMSSHKNLLSEHGLTVDDAISQYMLFGGNSREKYE, from the coding sequence ATGACAAAACCAAGAGTAGCTTTTTTCTCATTTTCAAGCTGTGAAGGCTGCCAATTGGTAGTGCTCACCATTGAAGAACATCTTCTTGAACTCGCCAGTTTGATCGACATTGTCTCTTTTAGAGAAGCGATGAGTGAAAGAAGTGAGAACTATGACATTGCATTTGTAGAAGGCAGTATCACAACAACCGAGGAAATTGAAAGGATCAAAAAAATACGAAATACCGCCAACGTCATTATAGCATTAGGTGCATGTGCTACAATTGGCGGCATTAATAGTCTGAAAAACCAATTTGAAATGGATAAGGTTAAAGAGATAGTATATGGTAAAATGGCGGGAAATTATGAGACTATCCCTACAAGACCAATTGAGGCGGTAATAAAGGTGGACTACAAGATACAGGGATGCCCGATCGACAAAGATGAATTTCTTGAAATAACCAAGGCAATTTTACAGGGGAAAAAACCCCGTACACCTGATTATCCGGTTTGCATTGAATGCCAGATGAGAGAAAATGTCTGCCTTTTTGAAAAAGGAATGGTCTGTATGGGACCGGTTGCAAAAGCAGGATGCAAGGCCATCTGTCCAACTTACAATGATGGTTGTGTTGGATGCCGTGGTCTTATTGACGACCCAAATATGTCATCGCATAAGAATCTTTTAAGTGAGCATGGATTAACTGTTGATGATGCTATTTCTCAATATATGTTGTTTGGGGGAAATAGTAGAGAGAAGTATGAATAA
- a CDS encoding FAD/NAD(P)-binding protein gives MKQNNSIFLPDIVEVISTRQLTEMERYIELKIDDTSGFTFNPGQFVQLSVFGIGEAPISISSSPNNKDAIGLCVRKAGDVTSAIHKLEKGSYLGMRGPLGNGFPVEEIKGKDLLFIAGGLGLAPLRSLINYVLEKRDDFAKITILYGAKNPGEMLFTEELELWRTREDIELNMTVDKPDKDWSGKSGVITRLIPPLTVSPANTYALVVGPPVMYKYVLLELQIKQIPETQIIMSLERRMKCGVGKCGHCQINGMYVCIEGPEFSYNTLKFLSEAI, from the coding sequence ATGAAACAGAATAATTCTATTTTTCTACCGGATATTGTAGAGGTGATAAGTACACGTCAGCTTACCGAGATGGAAAGATATATTGAGTTAAAAATAGATGACACCAGCGGGTTTACCTTTAATCCGGGACAGTTTGTCCAGCTTTCGGTTTTTGGTATCGGCGAAGCCCCTATATCAATATCATCTTCTCCTAATAATAAAGACGCTATTGGTTTGTGTGTGAGAAAAGCAGGAGATGTCACCTCTGCCATTCACAAATTGGAAAAAGGCTCGTATCTCGGCATGAGAGGCCCTCTGGGCAATGGATTCCCAGTAGAAGAGATCAAGGGCAAAGACCTTTTGTTTATAGCCGGCGGTCTGGGATTAGCACCTCTGCGCTCGCTAATTAACTATGTCCTTGAAAAGAGAGATGACTTTGCAAAGATAACTATTCTGTACGGTGCGAAGAATCCCGGAGAGATGTTGTTTACAGAAGAACTTGAGTTATGGAGAACAAGAGAAGATATAGAATTAAACATGACGGTTGATAAGCCGGATAAAGACTGGTCCGGTAAATCAGGGGTCATTACAAGACTTATTCCCCCTTTAACAGTATCACCTGCTAATACCTATGCACTGGTAGTCGGACCTCCGGTAATGTATAAATACGTCCTTCTCGAACTTCAGATAAAACAGATACCTGAAACCCAGATTATCATGTCATTAGAGAGACGTATGAAGTGCGGTGTAGGAAAATGCGGTCATTGTCAAATAAACGGAATGTATGTCTGCATTGAGGGTCCTGAGTTCAGCTACAATACATTAAAATTTCTTTCGGAGGCTATATGA
- the nifS gene encoding cysteine desulfurase NifS — protein sequence MDNNATTKVDEMVFEEMKPYFISLYGNPSSMHTFGGQVGKKIEEARERVARLIGAHHTTEIIFTSCGTESDSTAVYSALQAFPERKEIITTRVEHPAIISLSPHLEKQGIAVIQLKVDKYGNLDLNEYDRCLNEETALVTIMTANNETGVVFPVEKMAQMAKERGVLFHTDAVQAAGKIPINMKNSAIDMLSISGHKLHAPKGVGALYLRRGTRFRPFMRGGHQERNRRSGTENVTSIIGLGKAAEIAQAHIEEENIRVKEMRDLLEKEILKRVPRTILNGDKNNRLPNTTNISFEFIEGEGILLLLNELGIAASSGSACTSGSLEPSHVLRAMGVPFTAAHGSIRFSLSRYNTMEEVGYVIENLPPVIENLRSISPYWKDGRPIPEFEPQYK from the coding sequence GATGAAACCTTATTTTATCAGCCTGTATGGTAATCCGTCCAGTATGCATACCTTCGGTGGGCAAGTGGGTAAAAAGATTGAAGAAGCCAGAGAAAGGGTTGCACGGTTGATTGGCGCGCATCATACAACGGAAATAATATTTACAAGCTGTGGCACAGAGAGTGACAGCACGGCAGTTTATTCTGCCCTTCAGGCATTTCCTGAAAGGAAGGAAATTATCACAACAAGAGTTGAACATCCGGCAATCATCTCATTATCGCCGCATCTCGAAAAACAGGGGATTGCAGTAATACAGCTTAAGGTGGATAAATATGGTAACCTTGATTTGAACGAATATGATCGTTGTCTTAACGAAGAAACCGCACTCGTGACTATTATGACTGCAAATAACGAAACGGGTGTAGTTTTTCCCGTAGAGAAAATGGCACAAATGGCAAAGGAGAGAGGAGTTCTTTTCCATACCGATGCTGTTCAGGCGGCAGGCAAGATTCCGATAAATATGAAAAACAGCGCGATAGATATGCTGTCCATATCCGGACATAAACTCCATGCTCCGAAAGGCGTCGGAGCATTATATCTAAGGAGAGGAACAAGGTTTCGACCATTCATGAGAGGTGGTCATCAAGAGAGAAACCGAAGGTCCGGAACGGAGAACGTAACATCTATTATTGGACTTGGCAAAGCGGCAGAGATTGCTCAGGCTCATATTGAAGAAGAGAACATAAGGGTCAAAGAGATGAGGGATCTGCTGGAAAAAGAAATCCTTAAAAGAGTTCCAAGAACTATACTGAATGGGGACAAGAACAACAGACTTCCCAATACTACTAATATCAGCTTTGAGTTTATCGAGGGCGAAGGGATTCTCCTTCTTCTTAATGAACTCGGTATAGCCGCATCATCGGGCTCGGCCTGTACCTCTGGTTCTTTAGAACCGTCTCATGTATTAAGGGCAATGGGAGTACCCTTTACTGCGGCCCACGGTTCAATAAGGTTTTCTCTCTCCCGATACAACACTATGGAAGAAGTGGGCTATGTTATAGAGAACCTCCCTCCGGTAATCGAGAACCTCCGGTCAATATCACCCTACTGGAAGGATGGCCGCCCAATCCCGGAATTTGAACCTCAATATAAATAA
- a CDS encoding Ni/Fe hydrogenase subunit alpha produces the protein MHDFHVGIEHITRVEGHGNIIIDVKEGEIRELRMDIVESPRFFEAMALGRSYKEVAHITSRICGICAVTHTTTSIKAIESALGFKPSQHTIQLRKLLLNAEYIQSHILHVYFLTAPDFFRVGSVFGMVKDNKEVVLRGMRIKTIANELCALVGGRHIHPITLKVGCFSKSPDLKSLAEFKKKIEGSRQDIEESIEFFKNLETPEYERETEYISLTNPDEYALYDGNIKSSDNNDETEPANYLDKVKEFIVPHSTAKHARSNRKSYMVGALARINNNYEQLHPKAKEAAEEMGLKHPCYNPYMNNIAQVVETVHCLEDSVSIIDDLLSSNLKDEKVELATESGHGVGATEAPRGTLYHEHKIDDNGKITYANYIIPTSQNLANIENDLRSLIPNILDQPKDDIILDIEMLVRAYDPCISCATHLMKVKFVNE, from the coding sequence ATGCATGATTTTCACGTAGGTATTGAACACATAACGAGAGTCGAAGGACACGGAAATATAATAATCGACGTTAAGGAAGGAGAGATCAGAGAACTCCGGATGGATATCGTTGAGTCGCCGCGGTTTTTTGAGGCGATGGCGCTTGGCAGGTCTTATAAAGAAGTAGCACATATAACCTCACGCATCTGCGGCATTTGTGCTGTTACTCATACCACAACATCAATAAAGGCCATTGAATCCGCACTCGGTTTCAAACCATCGCAACATACAATACAGCTAAGGAAACTATTGCTTAATGCTGAATACATACAGAGCCATATTCTCCATGTTTATTTCCTGACAGCACCGGACTTCTTTAGAGTTGGCAGTGTATTTGGTATGGTAAAAGACAATAAAGAAGTTGTATTAAGAGGCATGCGAATTAAAACCATCGCAAATGAACTGTGTGCATTGGTCGGGGGCCGGCATATCCACCCTATTACGCTGAAAGTAGGCTGTTTCTCAAAAAGCCCTGATCTCAAATCTCTGGCCGAGTTTAAAAAGAAAATAGAGGGATCAAGGCAGGACATAGAAGAATCGATAGAATTCTTTAAAAACCTGGAGACACCTGAATATGAAAGAGAAACAGAGTATATTTCACTTACCAATCCTGACGAATATGCCCTTTATGACGGCAATATTAAATCCAGTGATAATAACGATGAAACAGAACCCGCGAACTATCTTGACAAAGTCAAAGAGTTTATAGTTCCGCACTCAACAGCAAAACACGCAAGGTCCAATAGAAAATCATATATGGTAGGAGCTCTTGCAAGAATTAACAACAACTATGAACAACTGCACCCAAAGGCCAAAGAAGCTGCTGAGGAGATGGGATTAAAACACCCCTGCTACAACCCTTATATGAATAATATTGCTCAGGTCGTAGAAACAGTACACTGTCTTGAAGACAGTGTCAGTATAATTGATGATCTTCTCTCAAGTAATCTGAAAGACGAGAAGGTAGAACTGGCAACTGAATCAGGGCATGGTGTAGGCGCTACAGAAGCACCCAGAGGTACATTGTACCATGAGCACAAAATAGATGATAATGGAAAGATTACCTATGCCAACTATATCATTCCAACCAGCCAGAACCTGGCAAATATAGAAAATGACTTAAGATCTCTTATTCCAAATATACTGGATCAGCCAAAGGATGATATAATTCTTGACATAGAGATGCTTGTAAGGGCTTATGACCCATGCATCTCATGTGCGACACATTTGATGAAGGTAAAATTTGTAAATGAATGA
- the hydE gene encoding [FeFe] hydrogenase H-cluster radical SAM maturase HydE, translating into MCYAIPGNVKNITGNLITVDYFGEERKARNDFYDLQVGDYVYAQGGFVVEKIDEKLAEEILETWKELFFELKKTDVRLSKLYNDKPDLDKDFLKVIDKATYGKLISRKEALRLLLCEDPDEIDLLHKSANFIRQKFLDNACCVHGIIEFSNTCVCKCTYCGINSENSTLKRYSLDTGEILEVVADAVKRFGFKGLVLQSGEDTSYSSDKILKLIKDIRRNFPVFIFLSLGEREDRFYREAFDAGAKAALFRFETSDSTLYSQLHPHSSLKERTRYLKLFKDIGYIIASGSLIGLPGQKAESVIDDFMFAKELGCDMYSFGPFIPHPDTPLSDYNTPDTEYILKALSVLRLIDPYGKILVTTALESINPQARRQALMSGANSIMLNLTPKDYVGFYDIYPNRATVDVSVEKQIADALQLLKSIGRAPTDLGI; encoded by the coding sequence ATGTGTTACGCAATACCCGGAAACGTAAAGAATATTACAGGGAATCTGATTACTGTAGATTATTTTGGTGAGGAGAGGAAGGCCAGGAATGACTTCTATGACCTCCAGGTGGGTGATTATGTATACGCGCAAGGTGGATTTGTAGTAGAGAAAATAGATGAAAAACTTGCTGAGGAGATACTGGAGACATGGAAGGAGCTGTTCTTTGAGCTTAAGAAGACAGACGTACGGCTATCTAAACTGTATAATGACAAACCTGACCTGGATAAGGATTTTCTGAAGGTTATTGATAAAGCAACATATGGCAAATTAATATCTCGTAAAGAGGCGTTAAGATTACTTTTGTGCGAAGACCCAGATGAAATAGATCTGTTGCACAAATCAGCCAACTTTATACGTCAAAAGTTTTTGGACAATGCATGCTGTGTTCACGGGATTATTGAGTTTTCAAACACATGTGTTTGTAAATGTACATACTGCGGCATTAATTCTGAAAACTCGACACTTAAACGTTACAGCCTTGACACTGGAGAAATTCTTGAAGTAGTTGCGGACGCTGTAAAACGTTTTGGCTTTAAGGGACTCGTCTTGCAATCGGGTGAGGACACATCATATAGCTCGGACAAAATTCTCAAACTAATCAAAGATATCAGGAGAAACTTTCCAGTTTTTATATTCCTGAGTTTAGGAGAAAGAGAAGATAGATTTTATCGCGAGGCATTTGATGCAGGCGCAAAGGCCGCCCTGTTTAGATTTGAAACCTCTGACAGCACTCTCTATTCACAACTACACCCTCATTCATCTTTGAAGGAGAGGACCAGGTATCTTAAGCTGTTTAAAGATATAGGATACATTATTGCCAGTGGAAGCCTGATAGGTCTTCCCGGACAGAAGGCTGAGAGTGTTATTGATGATTTTATGTTTGCTAAGGAGCTGGGTTGTGATATGTACTCTTTTGGTCCATTTATACCACATCCTGATACACCGCTTTCCGACTATAATACGCCGGATACCGAATATATACTTAAGGCACTGTCTGTCTTACGGCTTATTGATCCATATGGAAAAATCCTTGTAACTACAGCCCTTGAGTCTATTAATCCACAGGCACGTCGACAAGCCCTGATGAGTGGCGCAAATTCAATCATGCTGAACCTTACACCAAAAGATTACGTTGGATTCTACGATATCTACCCCAACAGGGCAACAGTTGATGTATCAGTTGAGAAACAGATTGCAGACGCGCTTCAACTACTTAAAAGTATCGGGAGAGCCCCTACTGATTTGGGTATTTAG
- a CDS encoding 4Fe-4S dicluster domain-containing protein — translation MNDIYINKKDLKSFCDKLKERYTVYGVRQKEEGFYVFDEIDEFSDPLKEYKPTILPPKKYLFPQQETLLRFDTQPHPDVKPVIESKKQVLFGVRPCDIHGISLLDKIFTTDHEDKNYTQKRADTIIIGIDCLEPCYEHAYCAIVGCLDVDDGYDIMMTDIGDSLYTSVKTEMGEEIVTNFAEYTVAGEEERQRFRELRSEREGKFEKMINTDISNLPLLFQNADNDPVWDELNDKCLGCGRCNIVCPTCYCFDVYDCMELSMTSGERCREWDACTLKDFAVVSSGENFRSTRGHRLRHRFNRKFNYLMTKHNTSFCVGCGRCSKTCPVNIDLVETVNAVIKNNKNHETE, via the coding sequence ATGAATGATATCTATATTAATAAAAAAGACCTTAAAAGTTTTTGTGATAAACTGAAAGAGAGATATACCGTTTATGGTGTAAGACAGAAAGAGGAAGGTTTCTATGTCTTTGATGAAATAGATGAATTTTCAGATCCGCTCAAAGAGTATAAACCAACAATTCTGCCACCAAAAAAATATCTTTTCCCTCAACAGGAGACTCTTTTACGATTTGATACACAACCACATCCGGATGTAAAGCCGGTTATTGAGTCAAAAAAACAGGTACTATTTGGTGTCAGACCATGTGACATTCACGGAATCAGCCTGCTGGACAAAATATTTACCACCGACCACGAAGATAAGAATTACACTCAAAAACGGGCCGATACCATCATCATTGGTATAGACTGCCTTGAACCCTGCTATGAACACGCCTACTGTGCAATTGTTGGATGCCTGGACGTTGATGACGGTTACGATATTATGATGACTGATATCGGTGATAGTTTGTATACATCGGTTAAAACAGAAATGGGAGAGGAAATAGTAACAAATTTTGCTGAATATACAGTCGCAGGTGAAGAAGAGCGGCAGAGGTTTCGGGAATTAAGGAGTGAAAGAGAAGGCAAATTCGAGAAAATGATAAACACGGATATATCCAATCTACCACTTCTCTTTCAAAATGCAGATAATGACCCTGTCTGGGATGAATTAAATGACAAGTGTCTTGGATGCGGACGCTGTAACATTGTATGTCCTACCTGCTATTGCTTTGACGTATATGATTGCATGGAGTTATCTATGACATCGGGAGAAAGATGTCGCGAATGGGACGCATGTACTCTAAAGGATTTTGCAGTTGTATCTTCGGGAGAAAACTTCAGGTCAACAAGAGGACATAGATTAAGGCACAGATTTAATAGAAAGTTCAATTACTTAATGACAAAACATAATACCTCTTTCTGCGTTGGTTGCGGAAGGTGTTCAAAGACGTGCCCGGTCAATATTGACTTAGTAGAGACAGTGAATGCCGTAATTAAAAACAATAAAAACCATGAAACAGAATAA
- a CDS encoding HyaD/HybD family hydrogenase maturation endopeptidase, whose protein sequence is MNDEKRIVVIGIGNLLLMDEGIGIHTINELERCVLHRNVTIYDGGTGGFKLIDLMQGADKVIFIDAIETGKSPGTIISFKSEEVKSLYRKKKYSLHDTDILEVIKMTEFLDNPPEIQIVGIQPKIIDYGTILSKELSDAMPDIINSVLKEIKDVCRASSV, encoded by the coding sequence ATGAATGATGAGAAGAGAATAGTAGTTATTGGAATAGGTAATCTATTACTCATGGATGAAGGTATCGGCATCCACACAATCAATGAATTAGAGAGATGTGTTCTTCACAGGAATGTCACAATATATGATGGAGGTACTGGAGGGTTCAAACTTATCGATCTCATGCAGGGAGCTGACAAAGTAATATTTATTGACGCAATTGAAACAGGCAAGTCTCCCGGGACTATTATCTCATTTAAATCAGAAGAGGTAAAATCACTCTACCGAAAGAAAAAATATTCGTTGCATGATACTGATATCCTGGAAGTAATAAAAATGACAGAATTCCTTGATAATCCCCCTGAAATACAAATAGTGGGTATTCAACCAAAGATAATTGATTACGGTACTATTCTTTCAAAAGAATTGTCTGATGCAATGCCTGATATAATTAATTCTGTACTTAAAGAAATTAAAGACGTTTGCCGTGCATCGTCTGTTTAG